A region of Panicum virgatum strain AP13 chromosome 8N, P.virgatum_v5, whole genome shotgun sequence DNA encodes the following proteins:
- the LOC120686197 gene encoding uncharacterized protein LOC120686197, translated as MSCQCGLYEHLGMLCRHALKVLLHLDRQEIPKFNIMRRWTKEAVVYKAHGEQTDIASDADQMRKKALMLQTLQIVHGPSPVDEQMFKNAMEALRPADRTQREDPPFDGQYQCSLHDDAGPVPLSCPPRTMKGGRPPSTGLNAWLSRKDKKRTLDSSLRDPISEDWPEEEMPRSKKTQCLKDI; from the exons ATGTCTTGCCAGTGTGGTCTGTATGAGCATCTTGGTATGCTGTGCCGGCATGCTTTAAAG GTTTTGTTACATTTGGATAGGCAAGAAATTCCAAAGTTTAATATAATGAGAAGATGGACAAAGGAGGCGGTTGTTTACAAAGCTCATGGAGAACAAACTGATATAGCTTCAGATGCAGACCAAATGAGGAAGAAGGCTTTGATGTTGCAGACTCTTCAAATTGTGCATGGACCTTCACCGGTGGATGAGCAGATGTTCAAGAATGCTATGGAAGCGTTGAGGCCCGCTGACCGAACGCAGCGGGAGGATCCACCATTTGATGGACAGTATCAGTGTAGTTTGCATGATGATGCTGGGCCGGTGCCTTTATCGTGCCCTCCAAGGACAATGAAGGGTGGTCGACCTCCTAGTACTGGGCTTAATGCTTGGCTATCGAGGAAAGACAAGAAAAGGACTCTTGACTCTTCACTGAGGGATCCAATTTCCGAAGATTGGCCAGAGGAAGAGATGCCTCGTAGCAAGAAGACCCAGTGCTTAAAAGATATCTGA
- the LOC120686317 gene encoding uncharacterized protein LOC120686317 has protein sequence MYRWFSASMVHQWRWRRTLRLISPRHISTPAPARRCYWGLPYKPLLPHKVYGVVINYVDHGRPHLFRRPPPSTSSSPSSNPRIDGKFFLAEDHDWWLVLDHCNGLLLYATYDRETKMCVCNPATQRWTILPGSASVGARHAAAYLAFDPAMSPHYEVILIPAVPEADDGTITEEQEWPPSTWKMNVFSSRTGQWEERAFVRKGDPAGTVQDIRLDRLDDICCEYRQSYAVYSQGVLYVHYRHSFIVRLVLSKGKYRVLKTPMNYIHSVKPCQGRVKKIKIPTTDLRGAKPYLGRLKNLVHYGIVYRNQLRIWMLNESCAHIEWLLKYEVDIDMKRPYRDINGRKLDGSWTVEEGTSSDDDEDDGSDTLISDKGVDWDSDNDDIIKVEANDDDTFRIERFDILGFHPYKKVVFLADLFSTVAYNLDSSKFQYLGYTRPRCYIPSYTNDIYESFVYTPCMIGDLLHGDGTSNRRTSV, from the exons ATGTATCGCTGGTTCAGCGCATCCATGGTCCATCAATGGAGATGGAGACGGACATTGCGGCTGATCTCGCCCCGGCACATCAGCACGCCTGCACCCGCTCGTCGCTGCTACTGGGGGCTCCCGTACAAGCCTCTTCTTCCGCACAAGGTCTACGGCGTCGTCATCAACTACGTCGACCACGGCCGCCCGCACCTCTTTCGCCGCCCACCTCCCTCGACCAGCAGCTCGCCGTCGTCGAACCCAAGGATTGACGGCAAGTTCTTCCTGGCCGAGGACCACGACTGGTGGTTGGTCCTGGATCACTGCAACGGTCTCCTTCTCTACGCCACCTACGACCGCGAGACGAAGATGTGCGTGTGCAATCCTGCGACCCAGCGCTGGACGATTCTTCCCGGAAGTGCAAGTGTAGGAGCACGTCACGCTGCTGCATACCTCGCGTTCGATCCGGCCATGTCGCCGCACTATGAAGTGATCCTGATCCCCGCTGTGCCCGAAGCCGACGATGGTACAATAACGGAGGAACAAGAGTGGCCACCGTCGACGTGGAAGATGAACGTCTTCTCCTCCAGGACTGGTCAGTGGGAGGAGAGAGCCTTCGTCCGCAAAGGCGATCCAGCAGGGACGGTCCAAGATATCCGGCTCGATCGTCTCGATGATATCTGTTGTGAGTACCGACAAAGCTATGCAGTGTACTCGCAGGGTGTGCTCTACGTGCATTATCGACACTCTTTTATTGTGAG GCTTGTATTGTCCAAAGGCAAGTATCGAGTACTTAAAACGCCAATGAATTACATCCACAGTGTAAAACCGTGTCAGGGGAGAGTAAAGAAAATCAAAATACCGACGACAGACCTCAGGGGTGCAAAACCGTATCTCGGAAGACTAAAGAACCTGGTGCATTATGGAATAGTGTATCGCAATCAGTTACGGATTTGGATGCTCAACGAATCATGTGCGCACATTGAGTGGCTCCTGAAATACGAAGTTGACATTGATATGAAGAGGCCGTACCGTGATATAAATGGGAGAAAATTGGATGGATCTTGGACGGTAGAAGAAGGTACTAGTAGCGACGACGATGAAGATGACGGCTCTGACACTCTTATATCTGATAAAGGCGTTGACTGGGACTCCGATAATGATGATATTATCAAGGTTGAAGCCAATGACGACGATACCTTTCGAATAGAGAGGTTTGATATTCTTGGATTTCATCCTTATAAGAAAGTTGTGTTTCTAGCTGATTTGTTCTCCACAGTAGCCTACAATTTAGATAGCTCAAAGTTTCAGTATTTAGGTTACACACGTCCACGATGTTACATCCCAAGCTATACAAATGATATTTACGAATCATTTGTATACACTCCATGCATGATTGGAGATCTGCTTCACGGAGATGGTACCAGCAACCGACGAACTTCCGTGTAG
- the LOC120686813 gene encoding uncharacterized protein LOC120686813 has translation MPLLEAAVVTLDCNHSYNNDYPCEKGDDRGECCGLCDGCVASDDHSGGGMLLQGLASATRLELTVPFAKFTDTTYYPAFTKLKTLLLNEWCVAADFRALICILQRSQILENLTIELNKGLKNTAELEGNEHPMEQLTSISGNLKLVKVKCFGVDERVSKISKLFSAFDIQVNIN, from the exons ATGCCGTTGCTGGAGGCGGCGGTTGTCACGCTTGACTGCAACCATTCCTATAATAATGATTATCCTTGTGAGAAAGGTGATGACAGAGGGGAATGCTGCGGGCTCTGTGATGGTTGTGTTGCCAGTGATGATCATAGTGGTGGTGGCATGCTTCTCCAGGGCTTGGCCAGTGCCACACGTCTCGAGCTGACGGTTCCCTTTGCCAAG TTTACAGACACTACATATTACCCTGCATTTACTAAGTTAAAGACTCTGTTGCTCAATGAATGGTGTGTGGCTGCTGACTTCCGCGCACTAATTTGCATTCTCCAGCGCTCACAAATTCTTGAGAATCTCACTATTGAATTGAATAAG GGGCTTAAAAATACAGCAGAATTGGAAGGGAACGAACATCCAATGGAGCAGCTGACTTCAATATCAGGAAACCTCAAGTTAGTGAAAGTCAAGTGTTTTGGGGTTGACGAGAGGGTTTCTAAAATTTCGAAGTTGTTCAGTGCTTTTGACATACAAGTTAATATCAATTAG
- the LOC120686211 gene encoding FBD-associated F-box protein At5g56370-like, translating to MPRREDAHHMFDGMRLKRGKNSEASTAWSGADRISGLPEGVLHHVLSLLPAHDAVRTCVLARRWRHLWRSAPGIRITGVKGWRDADRFVAFVDRLLSLRRGHAAPVESCRMKFAAGDFDFDYFLLAEKQHVSHWIKEAVRLDVRVLQLSFAELESFCLPDLHLVCQHLVRLELSCVDANDSILDFSGCPALVALRMKYCFINADKLFSASLKQLRMIDCEFPRNRTRISLPSLISLELTRCHGWTPLLECTPSLETAIVSLARDSEDYCANNGTICGDGSCESCQYHYGFDDNRNNCVFLKGLSEATHVELSAYHGVFVFNRDLKWCPTFTKLKTLLLHEWCVAADNNALICFLQHSPALEKLTLRLYMPSQYLLETNGRYNPLELPFASHHLKIVEIKCEEVNWRVHKILSSLSTYGIPLNHIRIQQTNRSSGSGYVNLVCTGLSFN from the exons ATGCCTCGTAGAGAGGACGCACACCACATGTTCGACGGAATGCGGCTGAAGCGGGGCAAGAACAGCGAGGCGTCCACCGCGTGGAGCGGCGCGGACCGCATCAGCGGCCTGCCGGAGGGCGTCCTCCACCACGTGCTGTCTCTCCTCCCGGCGCACGACGCGGTGCGGACGTGCGTGCTTGCCCGGCGCTGGCGCCACCTCTGGAGATCCGCGCCGGGGATCCGCATCACCGGCGTCAAGGGGTGGCGCGACGCCGACCGGTTTGTCGCCTTCGTGGACCGCCTGCtgagcctccgccgcggccacgcggcGCCAGTGGAGTCGTGCAGGATGAAGTTCGCCGCGGGCGACTTCGACTTCGACTACTTCCTGCTTGCCGAGAAGCAGCACGTGAGTCACTGGATCAAGGAGGCCGTGCGCCTAGATGTCCGGGTGTTGCAGTTATCCTTTGCCGAGTTGGAAAGCTTCTGCCTGCCTGATCTGCATCTCGTCTGCCAGCACCTCGTGAGGCTAGAGCTTTCCTGCGTTGATGCCAACGACAGCATTCTTGATTTTTCAGGCTGTCCCGCACTGGTAGCTCTGAGGATGAAGTACTGCTTCATAAATGCTGACAAACTGTTCTCTGCATCCTTGAAGCAACTACGGATGATTGATTGTGAATTCCCGAGAAACCGTACCAGAATTTCGCTGCCAAGTCTTATTTCACTGGAGCTAACTCGTTGCCATGGTTGGACTCCTCTGCTTGAATGCACACCATCCCTAGAAACGGCAATTGTCAGCCTTGCTCGTGACTCTGAGGACTACTGTGCTAACAATGGCACCATTTGTGGTGATGGTTCTTGTGAGAGTTGCCAATATCATTAcggatttgatgataaccgcaACAACTGTGTGTTCCTCAAAGGTCTGTCAGAAGCTACACACGTGGAGTTGTCAGCTTATCATGGTGTG TTTGTTTTCAACAGGGATTTAAAGTGGTGCCCTACTTTTACCAAGTTAAAGACTTTGCTACTCCATGAGTGGTGTGTTGCTGCTGATAACAATGCATTGATTTGTTTCCTCCAACATTCGCCAGCCCTGGAAAAGCTTACTCTTCGACTTTACATG CCATCCCAATATCTATTGGAAACAAATGGAAGATACAACCCATTGGAGCTTCCATTTGCATCCCATCATCTTAAGATAGTCGAAATCAAATGTGAAGAGGTCAATTGGAGGGTTCACAAAATTTTGAGTAGCCTGAGTACCTATGGCATACCACTGAATCACATTAGGATTCAACAAACTAATAGAAGTTCTGGATCTGGAT ATGTCAATTTGGTTTGCACTGGTTTGAGCTTCAACTAG
- the LOC120686279 gene encoding uncharacterized protein LOC120686279 — protein MDCDASSSIRRCLTEVSLEQEGIKNIDLELGVAEMIRDKFVGGDSGQIEGNGQEGGDSGAEEAELALEAGNVITERRIGWTRKSAREGPSARIAINEESAITRALSQAARNRGSPIFQPLEGTLFSSSEEARDFFNLYSWEIGFGIRYGLSNKNNKGYTTRQDIVCSCEGSPRT, from the exons ATGGATTGCGATGCGTCCAGTTCAATTCGACGTTGTTTAACTGAGGTTTCACTAGAACAAGAGGGAATCAAGAATATAGATCTAGAATTGGGAGTAGCAGAGATGATTCGGGACAAATTTGTGGGAGGTGATTCAGGTCAGATTGAAGGAAATGGACAGGAGGGTGGAGACTCTGGAGCAGAGGAAGCTGAACTTGCATTGGAGGCTGGTAATGTGATCACCGAGCGACGGATAGGTTGGACGAG GAAATCAGCTAGGGAAGGCCCGTCCGCGCGGATTGCTATAAACGAGGAGAGTGCGATTACAAGGGCACTGAGCCAAGCAGCTAGGAATCGAGGATCTCCAATTTTCCAACCTCTGGAGGGTACATTATTCAGTAGTAGTGAAGAGGCGAGAGATTTCTTTAATCTTTATTCATGGGAGATTGGGTTTGGAATCCGTTATGGTCTTAGCAACAAGAATAATAAGGGGTACACAACCAGGCAAGATATTGTTTGTTCTTGTGAG GGATCACCGCGAACCTAG